A window from Ignavibacteriota bacterium encodes these proteins:
- the rfbB gene encoding dTDP-glucose 4,6-dehydratase, giving the protein MKKILVTGGAGFIGSNYINSLLSERDDLTIVNIDKLTYAGNLENLQQVENNSNYAFVKGDISNKELIDYLFQKYKFDYVVNFAAESHVDRSILGSEIFFTTNVIGTNVLLEAAKRYNVEKFLQVSTDEVYGSLGEFGLFTEQTSLSPNSPYSASKASADMMALSFYHTYGLPVVITRCSNNYGQFQFPEKLIPLMIINALNNKKLPVYGDGLNVRDWIYVIDHNKAITLVLENGQVGEVYNIGASREMKNIEIVKLILSKLGKDESLIEYVKDRLGHDRRYAIDSSKIQNELGWLPKFDFENAIENTIDWYLQNKNWWEKIISGNYRSYYQTQYGQR; this is encoded by the coding sequence ATGAAAAAGATATTAGTTACCGGTGGTGCCGGATTTATTGGAAGCAATTATATCAATTCGCTACTTTCTGAAAGAGATGATTTAACAATAGTAAATATTGATAAACTAACTTATGCCGGAAATCTTGAAAATTTGCAACAAGTGGAAAATAATTCAAACTATGCTTTTGTAAAAGGTGATATTTCAAATAAAGAATTGATAGATTATTTATTTCAAAAATATAAGTTTGATTATGTTGTAAATTTTGCTGCAGAATCTCATGTCGATAGAAGCATTCTTGGCTCAGAAATATTTTTTACAACAAATGTAATTGGTACAAATGTACTACTAGAAGCAGCAAAAAGATATAATGTTGAAAAATTTCTTCAAGTATCTACGGATGAAGTCTATGGTAGTTTAGGTGAATTTGGTTTATTTACTGAGCAGACTTCGCTTTCTCCAAACAGTCCTTATTCTGCAAGCAAAGCTTCCGCTGATATGATGGCACTTTCTTTTTATCATACCTACGGATTACCTGTTGTTATCACAAGATGTTCAAATAATTACGGTCAGTTTCAATTTCCGGAAAAATTAATCCCTTTGATGATTATAAATGCATTAAATAACAAAAAACTTCCGGTTTATGGTGATGGATTAAATGTAAGAGATTGGATTTACGTTATTGATCACAATAAAGCTATTACTCTTGTACTAGAAAATGGACAAGTTGGAGAAGTCTATAATATTGGCGCAAGTCGTGAAATGAAAAATATTGAAATTGTAAAATTGATTTTAAGTAAATTGGGAAAAGATGAAAGTTTAATTGAATATGTGAAAGATAGATTGGGACACGATAGAAGATATGCAATTGATTCATCGAAAATTCAAAATGAATTGGGATGGTTACCAAAATTTGACTTTGAAAATGCGATAGAAAATACAATAGATTGGTACCTGCAAAATAAAAATTGGTGGGAAAAAATTATTTCAGGAAATTATAGAAGTTATTATCAAACACAATACGGACAGAGATAA
- a CDS encoding flippase, translated as MKDLKNPSMNYNGTSITKNSIYNLLGFIIPSVFAIFIIPALINGLGIERFGILNLAWIVIGYFSFFDFGIGKSLTKIISEKLGENKLDQIPSLFWTSLFLMLGVSLILVLILILFVPQIVDLFNITPTLHSEFLSTFYLLILAIPLVATTAGLRGVLEAYQKFFQINLIRVFLGIFTFLIPLLCLVFTKNIFWVVLFLILIRIIVWILYFRLCFKVHKDLKNQIKFEIKLVSTIYKFSAWITIANIIGPIISNIDRVLISVIISAKALAYYATPYEMIIKLLIIPDAMVAVLFPVFSASFFNNKTDSKKLFYSGVKFIFLFIYPIVLLVITFANEGIELWIGSEFAKESSIILQILAFGILFNAISYIPFSYFQGVGEPHIPALLSLIELPLYLIFMFFFIQNWGLKGAAIIWLVRIILDTGSLFFLTYIKFQYRYNVWIFIVAIVFLMIPFIFESISMKMIYTTIILFGFLILYWNKILSLDEKRFLISKMMKI; from the coding sequence GTGAAAGATCTCAAAAACCCGTCAATGAATTATAATGGTACTTCAATAACAAAAAATTCCATATACAATTTATTGGGTTTCATTATTCCTTCAGTATTTGCAATATTTATAATTCCTGCGTTAATAAATGGTTTGGGAATTGAAAGGTTTGGAATTCTTAACTTAGCTTGGATTGTAATAGGTTATTTTAGTTTTTTTGATTTTGGAATTGGTAAAAGTTTAACTAAAATAATTTCTGAAAAGTTAGGTGAAAATAAACTTGATCAAATCCCAAGTTTATTTTGGACTTCATTATTTTTAATGTTGGGAGTTAGTTTAATATTAGTTCTTATTTTAATTTTGTTTGTTCCCCAAATTGTTGATCTTTTTAATATTACTCCAACACTTCATTCGGAATTTTTAAGTACATTTTACTTATTAATTTTAGCAATTCCGCTTGTAGCTACAACTGCAGGATTAAGAGGAGTTTTAGAAGCTTATCAAAAATTTTTCCAAATAAATTTAATTCGGGTATTTCTTGGAATTTTTACATTTTTAATTCCACTGCTATGTTTAGTTTTTACTAAAAATATTTTTTGGGTTGTTTTATTTTTAATTTTGATCAGAATTATTGTTTGGATACTTTATTTTAGATTATGTTTTAAAGTCCACAAAGATCTTAAAAATCAGATAAAATTTGAAATAAAATTAGTTTCAACTATATATAAATTTAGCGCGTGGATAACAATTGCTAATATAATTGGACCAATAATTTCCAATATTGATAGAGTTTTAATAAGTGTTATAATCTCTGCAAAAGCATTAGCTTATTATGCTACTCCGTATGAAATGATAATAAAATTATTAATTATCCCAGATGCAATGGTTGCTGTTTTGTTTCCGGTTTTTTCCGCTAGTTTTTTTAATAATAAAACAGATTCTAAAAAGTTATTTTATTCTGGGGTTAAATTTATTTTTTTATTCATTTATCCAATTGTTTTATTGGTTATTACTTTTGCAAACGAAGGAATTGAACTATGGATTGGTTCAGAATTTGCTAAAGAAAGCAGCATAATTTTGCAAATTTTAGCATTTGGCATATTATTTAACGCAATTTCCTACATTCCTTTTAGTTATTTTCAAGGCGTGGGAGAACCTCACATTCCTGCATTACTAAGTTTAATCGAATTACCTTTGTATCTAATTTTTATGTTTTTTTTCATTCAAAACTGGGGTTTAAAGGGTGCAGCTATAATTTGGCTGGTAAGAATTATTTTAGATACCGGCAGTTTATTTTTTTTAACTTACATAAAGTTTCAATATAGATATAATGTCTGGATTTTTATAGTGGCAATTGTTTTTTTAATGATTCCTTTTATATTTGAATCTATTTCAATGAAAATGATTTATACAACAATAATCCTATTTGGATTTCTAATTTTATATTGGAATAAAATACTTTCATTAGATGAAAAAAGATTTTTAATATCCAAAATGATGAAAATTTAA
- a CDS encoding oligosaccharide repeat unit polymerase gives MSLLLTFLVSLFGIICGKYLFRHWVNHLTLYSVIWGFLIILYELKLLPYYDIIPLTWFFIISSFLSFLFGILTLISLRNLSPTNSYNIKPTKLNFKIFSDDGKSLKYSILISSIIGILAAVQHWLVLIDIFGNVTSALINANLVYKLNLKGGGDGVIPYISNFGFVAVFFSGIYSAYKGKFSFLTLLPFIGIIIKSLATFGRVSMLFALMEFLITFFLFKYLLETDSEQRFKFSKRNAVIYISILIFIVIISASLARATRISSEYYKGTSKELKDLEGNFIITPSIYFYLSCDIGVLNQYMKSDGEKTKFGENTFMLFHYILSKFNIIERPSDLQKGYNFPMGANTGTFIRELHADFTVVGVYLVPFILGFVITWLWFKFYINHGLIVLTFLTYLSLIIGFSFLMMITRLDIWGISLIFILILIPIIEKFALILSRKSIKFN, from the coding sequence ATGTCACTTCTACTAACATTTTTGGTTTCACTGTTTGGAATTATCTGTGGTAAATATTTATTTCGTCACTGGGTAAATCATTTAACGTTATATTCTGTAATTTGGGGATTTTTAATAATTTTATATGAGTTAAAATTACTACCTTACTATGATATTATTCCATTAACGTGGTTTTTTATAATTTCATCTTTTTTGTCATTTTTATTTGGAATTCTAACTCTAATAAGTTTGAGAAATTTATCTCCTACCAACAGTTATAATATCAAGCCAACCAAACTGAATTTTAAAATTTTTTCTGATGATGGTAAGTCCTTAAAATATTCAATTTTAATTTCAAGTATTATAGGAATATTAGCAGCTGTACAGCATTGGTTAGTCTTAATAGATATTTTTGGTAACGTTACTTCTGCATTAATTAATGCAAATCTTGTGTACAAATTAAACTTAAAAGGTGGTGGTGATGGTGTTATACCATATATTTCAAATTTCGGATTTGTTGCAGTCTTCTTTTCAGGAATTTACAGTGCCTATAAAGGCAAGTTTTCATTTTTAACTTTATTACCTTTTATTGGAATTATTATAAAAAGTTTAGCAACTTTTGGTAGAGTTAGTATGCTTTTTGCTTTGATGGAATTTTTAATAACTTTCTTTCTTTTCAAATATCTTCTTGAAACTGATAGTGAACAAAGATTTAAATTTTCTAAAAGAAATGCAGTTATCTATATAAGCATATTGATTTTTATTGTAATTATTAGCGCTTCACTTGCAAGAGCAACAAGAATAAGTTCTGAATATTATAAAGGTACAAGTAAAGAATTAAAAGACCTAGAAGGTAATTTTATTATTACTCCATCAATATATTTTTATCTTAGTTGTGATATTGGAGTATTAAATCAGTATATGAAATCTGATGGTGAAAAAACTAAATTTGGTGAAAATACTTTTATGCTTTTTCATTATATATTATCAAAGTTTAATATAATTGAAAGACCATCCGATTTGCAAAAAGGCTATAATTTTCCTATGGGAGCAAATACAGGTACTTTTATAAGAGAACTTCATGCAGATTTTACAGTAGTTGGTGTTTATTTGGTACCGTTTATTTTGGGATTTGTTATAACTTGGTTATGGTTCAAATTTTATATAAATCATGGATTAATTGTTTTAACATTTTTAACATATTTAAGTTTAATTATTGGTTTTTCTTTTTTGATGATGATAACTAGACTTGATATTTGGGGTATTAGTCTTATATTTATTCTTATCTTAATTCCTATAATTGAAAAGTTTGCATTAATTTTGAGTAGAAAATCAATAAAATTTAATTAA
- a CDS encoding glycosyltransferase family 2 protein — MNPKICIIIINWNGLKDTSECLESLKKVDYKNFVVIIVDNNSFGNDVEIIKKEFGDFVKEIIVSKVNLGFSGGNNLGIKYALENGADFILLLNNDTIVEPDFLTILLDTFNKCKNAGVSAPQINYYNNKNIVWSVGGQISKIRGSGFAYSDENENQIEKKIREVNFASGCCLLIRKEVFEKIGMLDEKFFLYVEDTDFCFRTIKAGFKIIINPNSKIYHKVGNSTSINLKQIPLYYETRNRLYFAKKNFNIFFIITFLYIFVTMIYKSIIWFLNGKSENITSIKLAFRDFIEGNFGKLNKDKLLASK, encoded by the coding sequence ATGAATCCTAAAATCTGTATTATAATAATAAATTGGAATGGACTAAAAGATACTTCGGAATGTTTAGAATCACTTAAGAAAGTTGATTATAAAAATTTTGTAGTTATTATTGTTGATAATAATTCTTTTGGAAATGATGTTGAAATAATAAAGAAAGAATTTGGTGATTTTGTAAAAGAAATAATTGTAAGTAAAGTTAATTTAGGTTTTTCAGGTGGTAATAATTTAGGAATTAAATATGCTTTAGAAAATGGTGCTGATTTTATTTTATTATTAAACAATGACACAATTGTTGAACCAGATTTTTTAACAATTTTATTAGATACTTTTAATAAATGTAAAAATGCTGGTGTTTCAGCACCACAAATAAATTATTATAATAATAAAAATATTGTTTGGTCAGTTGGTGGGCAGATTAGTAAAATTCGCGGATCAGGTTTTGCCTACTCTGATGAAAACGAAAATCAAATAGAAAAAAAAATTAGAGAAGTAAATTTTGCTTCCGGATGTTGCTTATTAATAAGAAAGGAAGTTTTTGAAAAAATTGGTATGCTTGATGAAAAATTTTTCTTGTATGTCGAGGATACGGATTTTTGTTTTCGCACAATAAAAGCTGGTTTTAAAATTATTATTAATCCCAATTCTAAAATTTATCATAAGGTCGGTAATTCTACTTCTATTAATTTAAAGCAAATTCCACTATACTATGAAACAAGAAATCGACTTTATTTTGCAAAAAAAAACTTCAATATTTTTTTTATAATAACCTTTTTATACATTTTTGTAACGATGATATATAAATCTATTATTTGGTTTTTAAATGGTAAATCAGAAAATATAACTTCAATAAAACTTGCATTTAGGGATTTTATAGAAGGCAATTTTGGAAAATTAAATAAAGACAAATTGTTGGCCAGTAAATGA
- a CDS encoding glycosyltransferase family 2 protein, whose translation MKNERKVAGVVVIYKPENNIFENINTYINQIDYLFIIDNSKEECFETKTKIHSIEKVKYIFNNDNIGIAAALNIAARKASEKGFSFLLTMDQDSRAPKNMVENLLNIYEKKENIGIVSPLHSNRYNTHLKFENENDEVKIAMTSGNLLSLEVFKKVGEFRSDFFIDYVDIEFCFRLQLNSYKIIRANRIILEHNEADLSSKKILNKTFYPLNHKPFRLYYKTRNLLYLRSMYKNSLPHLLKIEYDSFYRTLLKIILFEKQKFLKIKMILIGMWDYYNSIKGRKF comes from the coding sequence ATGAAAAATGAAAGAAAAGTAGCTGGAGTTGTTGTAATTTATAAACCGGAAAATAATATTTTTGAAAATATTAATACTTACATAAATCAAATTGATTATTTATTTATCATTGATAATTCAAAAGAAGAATGTTTCGAAACTAAAACGAAAATACATTCCATTGAAAAAGTTAAATATATTTTTAATAATGATAATATAGGAATTGCGGCAGCATTAAATATAGCTGCAAGAAAAGCCAGTGAAAAAGGATTTTCGTTTCTCTTAACAATGGATCAGGATAGTAGAGCTCCTAAAAACATGGTGGAAAATTTATTAAATATCTATGAGAAAAAAGAAAATATTGGCATAGTTTCTCCATTACATTCAAATAGGTATAATACCCATCTCAAGTTCGAAAATGAAAATGATGAAGTAAAGATTGCAATGACTTCCGGGAACTTACTTTCACTTGAAGTTTTTAAAAAAGTTGGAGAATTTAGGAGTGATTTTTTTATTGACTATGTTGATATTGAGTTTTGCTTTAGATTACAATTAAATAGTTACAAAATAATTAGAGCGAATAGAATTATTTTGGAACATAATGAAGCAGACTTATCTTCAAAAAAAATTTTAAACAAAACATTTTATCCACTTAATCATAAACCATTTAGACTTTATTATAAAACGAGAAATTTACTTTATCTTAGATCAATGTATAAAAACTCACTCCCTCATTTGCTGAAAATTGAATATGACTCATTTTATAGAACATTACTTAAAATAATTCTATTTGAGAAGCAAAAATTTCTTAAAATAAAAATGATTTTGATTGGAATGTGGGATTATTACAATAGTATAAAAGGCAGAAAATTTTAG
- a CDS encoding SLBB domain-containing protein, whose amino-acid sequence MLRKFLIIFFNLFFVLLFSNTFAQTKNNDNSTSQMQALYLINVTIGGDFPLSGSYSASRTERVDQLITRISLQYKAEILGSTPDEKLLSLIRKNSDNFSKRNIILKRFNGEQINLDLVKFRLTGDFSHNPYLMNDDVIIFPPFDIEKNFVFITGAVNREIRFEFVEGEKLSDAIFIAQGLNPAFSNVDSAHISRLSSNGEVETLLKIKISDNPLLQRGDRINILGDAYQKDNYNVVVLGEVKRPGKIFISKNNTTISEVIKRAGGLTDKASLKFAEILRNYNTVSALKKKVLLENDEGIQLTLEQEDQLLKFKQNELLKMYRTADITYDDTLFFNIDNALRNLEGYSKIDLTKLSDPNSFESKYIMHENDVIIIPEIRNEVYVWGGVANSGYCQFEEGKSIIDYIKNAGGYSEIAMGDDELYLIKGKSREWINVLENEKDKIEAGDFIYIKKNRPVENFWYYVGRISAIAGILGGVATIFLAFSK is encoded by the coding sequence ATGCTTAGAAAATTTTTAATAATATTTTTTAATTTATTTTTTGTACTACTTTTTAGTAATACGTTTGCTCAAACAAAAAATAATGATAACTCTACATCTCAAATGCAAGCATTATACTTAATAAATGTAACTATCGGTGGTGATTTTCCATTAAGTGGTTCTTATTCTGCCTCAAGAACTGAAAGAGTGGACCAATTGATTACGAGAATATCACTACAATATAAAGCAGAAATTCTTGGTTCAACCCCAGATGAAAAATTACTATCCTTAATTAGAAAAAATAGTGATAATTTTTCAAAAAGGAATATAATCTTAAAGCGATTTAATGGTGAGCAAATAAATTTAGATTTAGTGAAATTCAGATTAACCGGAGATTTTTCTCACAATCCTTATTTAATGAATGATGATGTAATTATTTTCCCACCATTTGATATAGAAAAGAATTTTGTTTTTATAACCGGAGCTGTTAATAGAGAAATTCGTTTTGAATTTGTTGAAGGTGAAAAATTATCTGATGCAATTTTTATAGCTCAAGGATTAAATCCGGCATTTTCCAATGTTGATAGCGCACATATTTCAAGGCTTTCAAGCAACGGAGAAGTTGAAACTCTATTGAAAATAAAAATTAGTGATAATCCCCTTTTGCAAAGAGGCGATAGAATAAATATTTTGGGAGATGCATATCAAAAAGATAATTACAATGTTGTAGTTTTAGGCGAAGTAAAAAGACCCGGCAAAATATTTATTTCTAAAAATAATACAACAATTTCGGAAGTAATAAAAAGAGCCGGTGGATTAACCGATAAAGCATCATTAAAATTTGCTGAAATTTTAAGAAATTATAACACCGTTTCAGCACTAAAGAAAAAAGTACTTTTAGAAAATGACGAAGGAATTCAATTAACCTTAGAGCAAGAAGATCAATTGTTAAAATTTAAACAAAATGAATTGCTTAAAATGTATAGAACGGCAGATATTACCTATGATGACACTTTATTTTTTAATATTGATAATGCTTTAAGAAATTTGGAAGGTTATTCAAAAATTGATTTAACTAAATTATCTGATCCAAATTCTTTTGAAAGTAAATATATTATGCATGAAAATGATGTAATAATTATTCCGGAAATTAGAAATGAAGTTTATGTTTGGGGAGGAGTTGCAAACTCCGGTTATTGTCAATTTGAAGAAGGTAAAAGCATAATTGATTATATCAAAAATGCCGGAGGTTATTCTGAAATTGCAATGGGAGATGATGAATTATATTTAATCAAAGGTAAATCTAGAGAGTGGATAAATGTTTTGGAAAATGAAAAGGATAAAATTGAAGCTGGGGATTTTATATATATTAAGAAAAACAGACCAGTTGAAAATTTCTGGTATTATGTAGGAAGAATAAGTGCAATTGCAGGAATACTTGGCGGAGTAGCAACAATATTTTTAGCATTTAGCAAATAA
- a CDS encoding class I SAM-dependent methyltransferase has translation MKKYFKKLLKPFYNNIKQIGFKLLDFYDSIKGKNPLIPPRSMIFIGDGDYEKIGNEFFNYFKLLGELKTNDKILDVGCGIGRMSVPLTNYLNEKGEYHGFDIVKKGIEWCQNNISTKYANFHFSHADIYNKMYNENGKEYSFNFKFKYQDNYFDFIFLTSVFTHMYARDVENYLKEISRVLKDGGRCLITFFLLNEESNKMIKNGLSTQNLIYRLDNFSFAKDEKVPENAIGFNEEYIKGLYIKNSLNIQKQIFYGSWCGRKEFMSYQDIIIAKKTR, from the coding sequence ATGAAAAAATATTTTAAAAAATTATTGAAGCCTTTTTATAACAATATAAAACAAATTGGTTTTAAACTATTGGATTTTTATGATAGCATAAAAGGTAAGAATCCTTTGATTCCACCAAGAAGTATGATATTTATTGGTGATGGTGATTATGAAAAAATTGGGAATGAATTTTTCAACTATTTTAAACTGTTAGGGGAACTAAAGACAAATGATAAAATTTTAGATGTTGGTTGCGGAATCGGTAGAATGTCAGTGCCTTTAACAAATTATTTAAATGAAAAAGGTGAATATCATGGATTTGATATAGTAAAAAAAGGAATTGAATGGTGTCAAAACAATATTTCAACAAAATATGCAAATTTTCATTTTTCTCATGCAGATATCTATAATAAAATGTACAATGAAAATGGAAAGGAATATTCATTTAACTTTAAATTTAAATATCAAGACAATTATTTTGATTTTATATTTCTAACTTCAGTATTTACTCATATGTATGCAAGAGATGTTGAAAACTACTTAAAAGAGATATCAAGAGTTTTAAAAGATGGTGGAAGATGTTTAATAACTTTTTTTTTATTGAATGAAGAATCGAATAAAATGATTAAAAATGGACTATCAACCCAAAATTTAATTTATCGATTAGATAACTTTTCTTTTGCAAAAGATGAGAAAGTGCCTGAAAATGCAATTGGTTTTAATGAAGAATATATTAAGGGATTATATATCAAAAATTCATTAAATATTCAAAAACAAATTTTTTATGGTTCTTGGTGTGGAAGGAAAGAATTTATGAGTTATCAAGATATAATTATCGCAAAAAAAACAAGATGA
- the ftsZ gene encoding cell division protein FtsZ has product MPSFVTLDREDMLSAKLKVVGVGGGGCNAIESMMQRGLKGVEYVAVNTDAQVLRMSSANHKIQIGNNITRGLGAGADPNVGRKAIEEDREKITKVLEGSDMVFVTAGMGGGTGTGGAPVVASIAKSLGALVIGIVTKPFKWEGKRRMLNADEGIHDLKRSVDSLIVIPNDRLLSILDKTVSARTAFEKPNEVLYEATRGIADIITIPGIINVDFADVRSVMNASGEALMGAGTASGENRAIEAAQKAISSPLLDGISIKGAKNILLNVTGSDDLTMQEIDEGNKVIYEAAGEEANVIFGWVAKDEMNDSVSYTVIATGFGASAKKESKIISEKKEQIEEKEKRFAGYTVENFELPNAPEELDTPTIFRVKGTNKILSEENLVPRSGFRIDQLDAFDGVQVEDKKDEKKNRGGSSFLRMMMD; this is encoded by the coding sequence CGCGGCTTAAAAGGTGTTGAATATGTTGCAGTTAACACCGATGCTCAAGTTCTTAGAATGAGTAGTGCAAATCATAAGATTCAGATTGGTAACAATATTACAAGAGGATTAGGAGCTGGTGCAGATCCTAATGTTGGAAGAAAAGCTATTGAAGAAGATAGAGAAAAAATAACTAAAGTTTTGGAAGGTAGTGATATGGTTTTTGTTACTGCCGGAATGGGTGGTGGAACTGGAACTGGCGGCGCTCCCGTTGTTGCTTCAATTGCTAAAAGTCTTGGAGCTTTGGTTATTGGAATTGTTACAAAACCATTTAAGTGGGAAGGAAAAAGAAGAATGCTCAATGCTGATGAAGGCATTCATGATTTAAAAAGAAGTGTTGATAGTTTAATTGTTATTCCAAATGATAGATTACTAAGTATTTTAGATAAAACTGTTTCAGCTAGAACAGCTTTTGAAAAACCGAATGAAGTCTTATATGAAGCAACTAGAGGAATTGCAGATATCATTACAATTCCCGGAATTATTAATGTAGATTTTGCAGATGTAAGATCTGTAATGAATGCTAGCGGTGAAGCGCTAATGGGTGCTGGAACTGCAAGCGGTGAAAATAGAGCGATTGAAGCAGCACAAAAAGCTATTTCATCACCATTGTTAGATGGTATTAGTATTAAAGGAGCAAAAAATATTTTGTTAAATGTAACTGGTTCTGATGATCTTACGATGCAAGAAATTGATGAAGGCAATAAAGTTATATACGAAGCAGCAGGCGAAGAAGCTAATGTAATATTTGGCTGGGTTGCAAAAGATGAAATGAATGACAGCGTTTCATATACTGTAATCGCAACGGGATTTGGTGCGAGCGCTAAAAAGGAAAGTAAAATTATTAGCGAGAAAAAAGAACAAATAGAGGAAAAAGAAAAACGCTTTGCTGGTTATACAGTTGAAAATTTTGAACTTCCGAATGCACCTGAAGAATTAGATACTCCAACTATTTTTAGAGTAAAAGGAACAAATAAAATTCTTTCCGAAGAAAATCTTGTTCCAAGAAGCGGATTTAGAATTGATCAGCTTGATGCATTTGATGGTGTTCAAGTAGAGGACAAAAAAGATGAAAAGAAAAATAGAGGAGGGTCATCTTTTTTAAGAATGATGATGGATTAA